Proteins from one Falco cherrug isolate bFalChe1 chromosome 7, bFalChe1.pri, whole genome shotgun sequence genomic window:
- the GSTZ1 gene encoding maleylacetoacetate isomerase isoform X2, giving the protein MASEKPILYSYFRSSCSWRVRIALALKGISYDLVPVNLLKDGGQQFSAEFKAVNPMQQVPALKIDGITLSQSLAIIHYLEDICPNPRLLPQDPKKRAQVRMIADHIVSGIQPLQNLSVLKQIGEKKMEWAQNCIASGFQALEQILQHTAGRYCVEDEVSMADLCLVPQVSNAERYKVDMSPYPTITRINKALLELEAFKVSHPSRQPDTPAELRA; this is encoded by the exons ATGGCATCTGAAAAG cCTATACTTTATAGCTATTTCCGAAGTTCCTGCTCTTGGAGAGTGAGAATCG CACTGGCTCTGAAAGGGATTTCCTATGACCTGGTGCCTGTGAACCTCTTGAAGGATGGGGGACAGCAG TTTTCTGCTGAATTCAAGGCAGTGAATCCAATGCAGCAAGTCCCAGCCTTGAAAATTGATGGCATCACCCTTTCTCAGTCG CTAGCTATAATTCATTACCTAGAAGACATCTGTCCTAACCCCAGGCTCCTGCCCCAAGATCCGAAGAAGAGAGCCCAAGTCAGAATGATCGCTGATCACATTGTCTCTGGCATTCAGCCACTCCAG AACCTGAGTGTCCTGAAGCAAATcggggagaaaaaaatggaatggGCTCAGAACTGCATCGCATCTGGCTTTCAAG CACTGGAGCAGATTCTGCAGCACACTGCTGGGCGCTACTGTGTGGAGGACGAA GTTTCCATGGCTGACCTGTGCTTGGTGCCTCAAGTTTCCAATGCTGAAAG ataCAAAGTGGATATGAGTCCATATCCCACAATAACCAGAATAAACAAAGCTCTCCTTGAGTTAGAGGCATTCAAAGTAAGCCACCCCTCCCGGCAGCCAGATACTCCTGCAGAGCTACGAGCTTGA
- the GSTZ1 gene encoding maleylacetoacetate isomerase isoform X1: MSSAAAKPILYSYFRSSCSWRVRIALALKGISYDLVPVNLLKDGGQQFSAEFKAVNPMQQVPALKIDGITLSQSLAIIHYLEDICPNPRLLPQDPKKRAQVRMIADHIVSGIQPLQNLSVLKQIGEKKMEWAQNCIASGFQALEQILQHTAGRYCVEDEVSMADLCLVPQVSNAERYKVDMSPYPTITRINKALLELEAFKVSHPSRQPDTPAELRA, translated from the exons ATGAGCTCTGCCGCCGCCAAG cCTATACTTTATAGCTATTTCCGAAGTTCCTGCTCTTGGAGAGTGAGAATCG CACTGGCTCTGAAAGGGATTTCCTATGACCTGGTGCCTGTGAACCTCTTGAAGGATGGGGGACAGCAG TTTTCTGCTGAATTCAAGGCAGTGAATCCAATGCAGCAAGTCCCAGCCTTGAAAATTGATGGCATCACCCTTTCTCAGTCG CTAGCTATAATTCATTACCTAGAAGACATCTGTCCTAACCCCAGGCTCCTGCCCCAAGATCCGAAGAAGAGAGCCCAAGTCAGAATGATCGCTGATCACATTGTCTCTGGCATTCAGCCACTCCAG AACCTGAGTGTCCTGAAGCAAATcggggagaaaaaaatggaatggGCTCAGAACTGCATCGCATCTGGCTTTCAAG CACTGGAGCAGATTCTGCAGCACACTGCTGGGCGCTACTGTGTGGAGGACGAA GTTTCCATGGCTGACCTGTGCTTGGTGCCTCAAGTTTCCAATGCTGAAAG ataCAAAGTGGATATGAGTCCATATCCCACAATAACCAGAATAAACAAAGCTCTCCTTGAGTTAGAGGCATTCAAAGTAAGCCACCCCTCCCGGCAGCCAGATACTCCTGCAGAGCTACGAGCTTGA